The following proteins come from a genomic window of Paenibacillus spongiae:
- the bla gene encoding class A beta-lactamase, protein MFRTNKIKYIVSIFLIAILLLTGCAQTGMPTADVQNKETSPTAESAVTDQAFKQLENEFDARLGVFAIDTGTGRTIAYRPDERFAYASTFKALAAGAVLQKSSIEELDKIIAYSIDDLVTYSPITEKHVSTGMTLREVSEAAVRYSDNTAGNLLLKKLGGPAGFETILKQIGDNVTQAERYETELNEAVPGDDRDSSTPKALAASLHAFAVGDALPANKRAILTDWMQGNATGDELIRAGVPDGWAVGDKSGAGKYGTRNDIGIVWPPNGDPIAMAILSSRDTQDADYDNSLIAQAAKVTLDALMREP, encoded by the coding sequence TGCGCACAGACTGGAATGCCAACGGCTGACGTCCAGAACAAAGAGACGTCGCCGACGGCTGAATCGGCCGTGACCGATCAAGCGTTTAAACAACTAGAGAATGAATTCGACGCCAGGCTCGGCGTTTTCGCAATAGACACTGGAACGGGGCGAACGATCGCTTATCGGCCTGATGAGCGGTTCGCTTATGCGTCTACATTCAAGGCTTTGGCAGCAGGCGCTGTGTTACAGAAAAGTTCTATCGAGGAACTCGACAAAATCATTGCATATTCCATTGACGACTTGGTTACATATTCGCCCATCACTGAAAAGCATGTATCGACCGGGATGACGCTAAGGGAAGTAAGTGAAGCTGCGGTTCGCTATAGCGATAACACGGCGGGCAATCTGTTGCTCAAAAAGTTGGGGGGCCCCGCCGGCTTCGAAACGATTCTGAAGCAAATCGGAGATAACGTCACCCAAGCGGAGCGCTACGAGACTGAGCTGAACGAAGCCGTCCCTGGAGACGACCGTGATTCAAGCACGCCGAAGGCTCTTGCCGCTTCGCTCCACGCTTTTGCAGTCGGAGATGCGCTTCCGGCAAATAAACGTGCGATTCTCACGGACTGGATGCAAGGAAACGCAACGGGTGACGAACTGATTCGCGCGGGCGTACCGGATGGCTGGGCAGTCGGCGATAAGTCCGGCGCCGGGAAATATGGAACGCGGAATGACATTGGCATCGTTTGGCCTCCGAATGGCGATCCCATCGCCATGGCGATATTATCCAGCCGCGATACACAGGATGCCGACTATGACAACTCGCTCATCGCGCAGGCAGCCAAAGTCACATTGGACGCCTTAATGCGAGAGCCGTGA
- a CDS encoding penicillin-binding transpeptidase domain-containing protein: MKNVLFFICLLLFLFILPGCKEENLKPENVFASYIGYWQQGRYEQMYELISESAKVAITKEEFVTRYRSIYEGIEMSNLTVAAVPHVDEGKGGASDIKKFPYHLKMDTAAGPINVDGAMQIVKNKETNQEWKVAWKPSLLFPSMDEGDKVNVRTLKAKRGSIYDRVGRELAANGSIEVLGIVPGQLGDAREETIAKLAERLAVPESFIQEKLDVPWGKDNVFVPIVNISEERLELDFSDLQGVTKREKSARIYPYEEAAAHLTGYIRQVTSEDIEKHPEKRFDPNDVVGKAGMELIYDERLRGRDGKQIAIVKIDGQEKETLAKIEPVNGGDIHTTIDAQLQDSIYRALEEDVGTSVAIHPRTGEIFALVSSPAYDPNLFIQGLSSEQWKSWNEDPKKPLLNRFTKLYAPGSVFKPITASIGLQVGVSSVDEIKTIDGLRWAKDESWGSYYVKRVRDVPVESLMDAIVNSDNIYLAQEAIEMGVDIFSREAGKFGFGKPLPIAYPFPQASLSNNGITSEILLADSAYGQGEVAMSPLHLALSYTPFINGGELITPVMELMDDEKPQGEPWGDPVLAPETAEAINRMLLEVVENPRGTGRGAYIKGSRIAGKTGTAELKRSKEEKGQENGWFVAYDAERADLLMAIMIEDVQNRGGSAYVVRKTAPVLRAYMDGR; the protein is encoded by the coding sequence ATGAAGAACGTGCTTTTTTTCATCTGCCTTTTATTATTCCTATTTATCCTGCCGGGATGCAAAGAGGAGAATCTTAAACCGGAGAACGTCTTCGCAAGCTATATCGGATATTGGCAACAAGGACGCTACGAACAAATGTACGAACTGATATCCGAATCTGCTAAAGTCGCTATTACGAAGGAGGAGTTCGTCACTCGTTACCGCTCCATTTACGAAGGGATCGAAATGAGCAACCTCACCGTTGCCGCCGTTCCTCACGTCGACGAAGGCAAAGGTGGCGCGTCGGACATCAAGAAGTTCCCTTACCATCTCAAGATGGATACCGCGGCAGGACCAATCAATGTCGACGGCGCCATGCAAATCGTAAAGAACAAAGAAACGAATCAGGAATGGAAAGTTGCATGGAAGCCCTCCCTGCTATTCCCGTCGATGGACGAAGGGGATAAGGTGAATGTTCGTACACTGAAGGCGAAAAGGGGGAGCATCTATGACCGTGTTGGCCGGGAACTTGCCGCGAACGGCAGTATCGAAGTGCTTGGAATCGTTCCGGGCCAGCTGGGGGATGCCAGGGAGGAAACAATCGCCAAGCTCGCAGAGAGACTTGCGGTTCCGGAGTCGTTTATTCAGGAAAAACTCGATGTTCCTTGGGGCAAGGATAATGTGTTCGTACCCATCGTCAATATATCGGAAGAACGGCTAGAACTTGATTTCAGCGATTTACAGGGGGTAACGAAAAGAGAGAAAAGCGCAAGGATATACCCATATGAAGAAGCCGCCGCACATTTGACCGGCTATATTCGACAAGTTACTTCTGAAGATATCGAAAAGCATCCAGAAAAACGGTTCGACCCCAACGATGTTGTCGGGAAAGCGGGAATGGAGCTCATTTACGACGAGCGATTACGAGGGCGGGACGGCAAACAAATCGCGATTGTCAAGATAGACGGGCAGGAGAAAGAAACGCTTGCAAAGATCGAGCCGGTGAACGGAGGGGACATCCATACGACGATCGACGCGCAGCTCCAGGATTCAATTTATCGAGCATTGGAGGAAGATGTGGGAACAAGCGTGGCTATTCACCCTCGGACGGGCGAAATTTTTGCGTTAGTCAGCAGTCCAGCTTATGATCCTAACCTGTTTATTCAGGGGTTATCTTCGGAACAATGGAAATCGTGGAATGAAGACCCCAAGAAGCCGCTGTTAAATCGTTTTACAAAACTGTACGCACCCGGTTCCGTTTTTAAACCGATCACCGCCTCTATCGGATTACAAGTTGGAGTAAGCTCGGTTGACGAAATCAAAACCATCGATGGATTGCGGTGGGCGAAAGATGAAAGCTGGGGCAGCTATTATGTAAAACGGGTGAGGGATGTTCCCGTCGAGAGCCTCATGGACGCCATCGTAAACTCGGACAATATTTATTTGGCTCAAGAAGCAATCGAAATGGGTGTAGACATTTTCAGCAGGGAGGCAGGGAAATTCGGGTTTGGAAAGCCCTTGCCGATCGCATACCCGTTTCCGCAAGCCAGTTTATCGAATAACGGTATAACGAGTGAAATCTTGTTGGCCGATTCCGCCTATGGACAAGGAGAAGTCGCTATGAGTCCCCTGCACCTGGCCTTATCCTATACTCCGTTTATCAATGGAGGGGAACTGATAACACCCGTAATGGAGCTTATGGACGACGAGAAGCCTCAAGGGGAACCATGGGGAGACCCGGTTCTGGCTCCGGAAACTGCTGAAGCGATAAATCGCATGCTGCTTGAGGTTGTCGAAAATCCGAGGGGCACAGGACGCGGGGCGTATATAAAAGGCAGCAGGATTGCGGGGAAAACCGGCACCGCGGAGTTGAAGAGAAGCAAAGAAGAGAAAGGTCAAGAGAACGGTTGGTTCGTCGCTTATGATGCGGAACGCGCTGATTTATTGATGGCCATCATGATCGAGGATGTGCAGAATCGCGGCGGGAGCGCTTATGTCGTACGCAAAACCGCACCTGTTCTCAGAGCGTACATGGATGGCCGATGA
- a CDS encoding BlaR1 family beta-lactam sensor/signal transducer, whose translation MFFSMFVISFIVSSFSAVGIMLIKAIFRKQLTVKWHYNLWFLLMVALTLPFVPSRFFYFGTAFTGFDVSGYSGTGVSVTGSWTQEPGNANWLQDFTISVNDSTPPFLQIITIIVWLAGVFAFAIVTVLSWLKIKDMKNSSRYFFNKEILDLLERCKQHLHIHKDLIVLESPLVKSPMVFGLFKTYLVFPVQFSEWLSRDEIKYIFLHELNHLKNKDNITNYWIVMFQLLYWFNPLVWIAFRKMRLDREIACDIAVLQSLGHDCHAEYGNTIINFADRVSRPMNLALASQLVSPKSQIKQRIKTIASFRAESKRLRIKSIAVFLLAGLLVSIQIPFVSAMAGEDQRYSFTGERTSYENLSAYFSGYEGSFVLYDMQADQYRIYNEQNSTWRVSPDSTYKIYSALIGLESNAIEATNSEIEWSGEKYPYDAWNKEHNLYTAMKYSVDWYFQKMESRIDRKHLQQFVKQIDYGNADISGGPAPYWLESSLKISPVEQVLLLKAFYTNHFGFQEKHIQTVKDAIKLEEKDGALLSGKTGTGAVNNKNTNGWFIGYVEENGNTFIFATNIKSEDHANGSTAAELTLKILRDKGIY comes from the coding sequence ATGTTTTTTTCTATGTTTGTTATAAGCTTCATTGTTTCTTCTTTTTCAGCCGTTGGTATTATGCTAATCAAAGCAATCTTCCGAAAGCAGCTTACTGTAAAATGGCACTATAACTTATGGTTTTTATTGATGGTGGCATTAACGCTGCCGTTTGTCCCGAGCCGTTTTTTTTATTTCGGAACGGCTTTTACCGGATTCGACGTAAGTGGATACAGCGGAACAGGCGTTTCCGTAACCGGCTCATGGACTCAAGAACCTGGAAATGCGAATTGGCTGCAGGACTTTACGATTTCGGTAAATGACTCAACACCACCATTTCTGCAGATAATTACAATTATCGTTTGGTTGGCCGGAGTATTCGCTTTTGCAATTGTAACCGTGCTTTCTTGGCTCAAAATCAAAGATATGAAAAATAGCTCCCGTTACTTTTTCAATAAAGAAATTTTAGACTTGTTGGAGCGGTGCAAACAGCATCTGCATATCCATAAAGATTTGATTGTCTTGGAATCGCCGCTTGTAAAATCTCCGATGGTGTTTGGTTTATTTAAGACTTATCTTGTGTTTCCGGTCCAATTTTCCGAATGGCTTTCTCGGGATGAAATAAAATATATTTTCCTGCACGAATTGAATCATTTGAAAAATAAGGATAACATAACGAATTATTGGATCGTAATGTTTCAACTCCTATATTGGTTCAACCCGCTCGTTTGGATCGCATTTAGAAAAATGAGATTGGATCGTGAAATTGCCTGCGATATCGCTGTGTTGCAATCATTGGGCCATGACTGCCATGCCGAATACGGCAATACGATTATAAACTTTGCGGACAGAGTGTCACGGCCTATGAATCTCGCGTTGGCAAGTCAACTCGTCAGTCCAAAAAGCCAAATCAAACAACGCATCAAAACGATTGCATCCTTTCGAGCAGAATCAAAACGGTTGAGAATAAAAAGTATCGCTGTTTTCTTGCTTGCAGGACTCTTGGTTTCCATTCAGATTCCATTCGTTTCAGCGATGGCCGGCGAAGATCAACGCTATTCCTTTACTGGAGAGCGTACAAGTTATGAGAATCTAAGCGCCTATTTTTCTGGTTATGAAGGATCCTTTGTATTATATGACATGCAAGCTGATCAATATCGTATATACAACGAACAGAACAGCACATGGAGGGTTTCCCCGGATTCCACTTACAAAATTTATAGTGCTTTGATTGGTTTGGAGTCCAACGCCATTGAGGCTACTAATTCTGAAATTGAATGGAGCGGCGAGAAGTATCCCTACGATGCCTGGAACAAGGAGCATAATTTGTATACGGCGATGAAGTACTCGGTAGATTGGTATTTTCAGAAGATGGAGAGCAGGATTGATCGGAAGCATTTGCAGCAATTTGTTAAGCAAATTGATTATGGAAATGCCGATATATCCGGTGGGCCGGCGCCGTATTGGCTGGAATCTTCATTAAAGATATCTCCGGTTGAGCAAGTACTGTTATTGAAGGCATTTTATACAAACCATTTCGGATTCCAGGAAAAACATATCCAGACCGTCAAAGACGCGATTAAATTGGAAGAAAAGGATGGCGCGCTGCTTTCCGGCAAAACAGGTACAGGCGCTGTAAATAATAAAAATACAAATGGTTGGTTTATTGGATATGTAGAGGAAAATGGGAATACCTTCATTTTTGCAACGAACATCAAAAGTGAAGATCATGCGAACGGGAGTACGGCAGCGGAACTAACATTAAAAATTTTAAGAGATAAGGGCATATATTGA
- the blaI gene encoding penicillinase repressor BlaI, whose protein sequence is MSKQVPRISEAEWEVMNVLWEKAPQTANEVIRSLQGKTDWNPKTIRTLLDRLVKKQVVGVKQDGRVYTFFPLYTQSECQLAEAQSFLKRIYAGTINTMLVQFFEEQSLTDEEIKELRSILHEKSDKKKR, encoded by the coding sequence ATGTCTAAACAAGTGCCAAGAATTTCGGAAGCAGAGTGGGAAGTCATGAATGTGCTTTGGGAAAAGGCTCCACAAACGGCTAACGAAGTTATTCGCTCCTTGCAGGGGAAGACAGATTGGAATCCTAAGACGATCCGCACTCTACTGGATCGTCTGGTCAAAAAACAGGTTGTCGGCGTCAAACAGGATGGGCGGGTTTATACCTTCTTTCCTTTATACACGCAAAGCGAATGCCAACTCGCCGAGGCCCAGTCTTTTCTTAAACGAATTTATGCCGGGACGATCAATACAATGCTGGTTCAGTTTTTCGAAGAGCAATCCCTAACCGACGAGGAGATCAAAGAACTGCGTTCCATTTTGCATGAGAAATCCGATAAGAAAAAACGATAA
- a CDS encoding VOC family protein encodes MLSSQRIHHVSVFARDLEVSTRFYTDVLGVRRIERPPFSNEGTWFEVGESKHQIHLMALPQGSDVLDRPQHSEHFALWVDSYKKTIAWLDQCSVPYDAYPDSVAGFAQIYIRDPDGHLIELSCDYNS; translated from the coding sequence ATGCTATCTAGTCAACGTATACATCATGTAAGCGTGTTTGCGAGGGATCTGGAAGTTTCCACTCGGTTCTATACGGATGTTTTAGGCGTGCGAAGGATTGAACGTCCACCTTTTTCGAATGAAGGGACATGGTTTGAGGTGGGAGAATCCAAGCATCAGATTCATCTGATGGCTCTGCCGCAGGGGTCGGATGTGCTGGATCGGCCGCAGCATTCGGAGCATTTTGCGCTGTGGGTGGATAGTTATAAGAAGACGATAGCATGGCTGGATCAATGCAGCGTTCCCTACGATGCTTATCCGGATAGCGTGGCAGGGTTTGCCCAAATTTATATACGCGATCCGGACGGCCATCTCATTGAGCTTTCTTGCGATTATAACAGCTAG
- a CDS encoding SDR family NAD(P)-dependent oxidoreductase has translation MRLQSKVAIITGGASGIGRETCRLFAREGAKVAVIDVNEQQGMQTVDLIKESGGEAFFVRCDVSKEDDVIRMAARVVERYRKIDVLFNNATWYTIAAATEMPLADWQKTLDINLTGPFLCCKYVLPEMMKNGGSIINTSSVGGTSAFYKHPAYNAAKAGVNLLTKNLALDYGKHQVRVNCISPGIIETPLTQQDLQDPERAAKLMERCFTGRIGQPADIAYAALYLASDESTFVTGSNMMVDNGWTAR, from the coding sequence ATGCGCTTACAATCGAAAGTAGCGATCATTACGGGCGGCGCGTCCGGAATCGGCAGAGAAACCTGCCGGCTGTTTGCAAGGGAAGGGGCCAAGGTCGCTGTCATCGACGTCAATGAGCAGCAGGGCATGCAGACGGTCGATCTCATTAAGGAGAGCGGCGGTGAAGCATTCTTCGTTCGCTGCGATGTTTCCAAGGAAGACGATGTCATTCGGATGGCGGCCCGAGTCGTGGAACGTTATCGGAAGATCGATGTGCTGTTCAATAACGCGACGTGGTACACCATTGCCGCTGCAACGGAGATGCCGCTTGCCGATTGGCAGAAGACCCTGGATATCAATTTGACGGGTCCGTTTCTATGCTGCAAATATGTACTGCCGGAGATGATGAAGAACGGCGGTTCCATCATCAACACCTCATCCGTCGGGGGCACGAGCGCGTTCTATAAGCATCCCGCATATAACGCGGCGAAAGCCGGCGTGAATTTGCTGACCAAAAATCTGGCGCTCGATTACGGTAAACACCAGGTTCGGGTGAACTGCATTAGTCCGGGCATTATTGAGACGCCGCTAACCCAACAAGATCTGCAGGATCCCGAACGTGCCGCCAAATTAATGGAAAGATGCTTCACGGGCAGAATCGGCCAACCGGCCGACATCGCTTACGCTGCTCTGTATCTGGCTTCCGACGAATCGACTTTCGTGACGGGCAGCAATATGATGGTGGACAACGGATGGACAGCGAGATAG
- a CDS encoding LysR family transcriptional regulator, with translation MNIGDIRIFMAVVEHGSVSRAAEELGYVQSNVTARIRSLEQEIGRPLFHRHRRGMTLNVEGRKLVTYGEQLLRLMNEMNKAFQDGDDPAGLLRIGLVETVVGLPDILSAYHRRYKQVDLNLAIGVSGRLIEDVLEWKLDGAFVAGPVDAPILDQVPVFEEELVLVCGTVREEAHAARSGRELLDLPMLVFNQGCGYRARLQRWVQSEGLAPMKIMEFGTLETIIGTVVAGLGVTVLSRASVEKLEREGLVRLFDIPEPYRHVSFIYIRRSDAYLGEAERKFIQTISELSTVKRGVPLLGAI, from the coding sequence ATGAATATTGGCGATATACGGATTTTTATGGCGGTGGTCGAGCATGGGAGCGTAAGCCGTGCTGCAGAAGAATTAGGGTATGTCCAGTCGAATGTTACGGCGCGCATTCGTTCGCTTGAACAGGAGATCGGCCGGCCGCTATTTCATCGGCACCGCCGCGGGATGACCTTGAATGTCGAAGGCCGCAAGCTGGTTACGTACGGGGAACAGTTGTTGCGATTGATGAACGAGATGAACAAAGCTTTTCAAGACGGGGATGATCCTGCGGGATTGCTGCGGATCGGATTAGTCGAGACCGTGGTTGGACTGCCCGACATTCTATCTGCCTACCATCGCCGGTACAAGCAGGTCGATCTTAATCTTGCCATTGGCGTCAGCGGCCGGTTGATCGAGGATGTGCTGGAATGGAAGCTGGACGGAGCCTTCGTTGCGGGCCCTGTCGATGCTCCCATTCTTGATCAAGTTCCCGTGTTCGAGGAAGAGCTTGTGCTCGTGTGCGGAACCGTTCGTGAAGAAGCTCACGCCGCACGATCCGGAAGAGAGCTGCTCGACCTGCCGATGCTTGTGTTCAATCAGGGCTGCGGATACCGGGCAAGACTGCAGCGGTGGGTGCAATCGGAGGGACTGGCTCCGATGAAGATCATGGAGTTCGGTACGCTGGAGACGATTATCGGCACCGTAGTTGCCGGACTTGGCGTGACGGTTCTGTCGCGCGCCTCGGTCGAAAAGCTGGAACGAGAAGGCTTGGTGCGGTTATTCGACATCCCGGAGCCCTACCGGCATGTCAGCTTCATCTATATACGACGCTCGGACGCCTATCTCGGGGAAGCGGAGCGCAAATTTATTCAGACGATCTCGGAGCTAAGTACGGTTAAAAGAGGCGTTCCTCTGTTAGGGGCCATCTAG
- a CDS encoding DMT family transporter, whose product MGKAGLWLGALYCFIAAVAWGGVFPVAELAMRHIDPFWITTFRYGIVALLLGAILYYKEGRGAFKLERAGRKLVLFGTCGFTVNSMGLFWGQKQLGSSGVLLSSIMESFMPLLVVLLVWIMTRQRPHAGTIACIGLAFVGVLLVITKGDLSMLGSRDLQIVPLLSLFIAVIGWVVYTVGSGEFKGWSALRYSAMTCIFGSLASLLVNCALTWSGVLSFPTKEQVLPALPHLSFLIVIGGVAALLAWFRGIELLTPINGILFINFAPVTTFLITAARGYHVSPLEWWGMALIIAAVVANNVMSRRSSLLQANISA is encoded by the coding sequence ATGGGGAAAGCCGGGCTATGGTTAGGTGCTTTATATTGTTTTATCGCCGCAGTGGCGTGGGGGGGCGTTTTCCCGGTTGCCGAGCTTGCGATGCGTCATATCGATCCGTTCTGGATAACGACATTCCGATATGGCATCGTGGCTCTCTTATTAGGAGCCATACTGTACTACAAAGAAGGCCGCGGCGCCTTTAAGCTCGAACGCGCCGGACGCAAGCTTGTCTTATTCGGCACGTGCGGTTTCACAGTGAATAGTATGGGTCTGTTCTGGGGTCAGAAGCAGCTGGGTTCATCGGGGGTTCTGCTGTCCTCCATTATGGAATCGTTCATGCCGCTCCTTGTCGTGCTGCTAGTTTGGATCATGACGCGACAACGGCCTCATGCCGGAACGATCGCATGCATCGGATTGGCGTTTGTTGGTGTACTGCTTGTCATCACAAAGGGAGATCTCAGTATGCTTGGCAGCCGCGATTTGCAAATCGTTCCGCTGCTGTCGCTTTTTATCGCTGTCATTGGCTGGGTGGTCTATACGGTGGGCAGCGGAGAATTCAAAGGCTGGTCGGCGCTGCGGTATTCCGCGATGACCTGCATATTCGGATCGCTTGCTTCGCTCCTCGTGAACTGTGCCTTGACATGGTCCGGCGTACTTAGCTTCCCGACGAAGGAGCAGGTGCTGCCAGCGTTGCCACATTTGTCTTTCTTGATCGTGATCGGGGGAGTGGCTGCCCTTCTAGCCTGGTTTAGAGGAATTGAGCTATTAACTCCGATTAACGGGATTCTGTTCATCAATTTCGCACCGGTGACGACGTTCTTAATCACCGCTGCCAGAGGCTATCACGTAAGTCCGTTGGAATGGTGGGGGATGGCGTTGATCATTGCGGCTGTAGTGGCGAATAATGTCATGAGCCGCAGGAGCAGTCTGCTGCAAGCGAATATTTCGGCTTAA
- a CDS encoding GyrI-like domain-containing protein: MEVRIVEKDAIRLIGMSTQTTLQDAGEKLPRLNDSFKERKAEIAGKVDSSLDYAVSIDPLDYKVETDAFTFIIGTEVERIEHLPQGMAAHECPPYIYACVEKTNDSTFEYLLHWVNASDYELAETYSIEEVDHMKGTITLMFPVRLRN, translated from the coding sequence GTGGAAGTTCGTATCGTTGAGAAAGATGCAATCCGGCTTATTGGCATGTCCACGCAAACAACGCTTCAGGATGCCGGCGAGAAGCTTCCTCGGTTGAACGACAGCTTTAAGGAGCGTAAAGCTGAAATTGCCGGCAAGGTCGATTCTTCGCTCGACTATGCGGTCTCGATTGATCCTCTTGATTATAAAGTGGAAACGGATGCGTTCACGTTCATAATCGGAACGGAAGTCGAACGCATCGAACACCTCCCGCAAGGAATGGCAGCTCATGAATGCCCGCCATACATCTATGCATGTGTGGAGAAAACAAATGATTCAACCTTTGAATATTTACTCCATTGGGTGAATGCATCGGATTATGAACTGGCGGAGACTTACAGTATCGAAGAAGTCGATCATATGAAGGGGACGATCACGTTGATGTTTCCCGTCCGGTTGAGAAATTAA
- a CDS encoding MFS transporter, with protein sequence MLVVFGGFLIFGFSENIKGPAIPKMQNDFQLSEGQLGLLLALNSLGYLVACSFTSALANRIGIKWTGIAAFASMAVSGVLMYQSTSYTSLSASYFLMYIGNGMLEIGLAIMAARIFIKNTGTMMNLAHFFYGLSSTVAPIFAASMMGWQVFGGELGWRGMYLIMLSFSLLPIIPSLIGKFPPGAQETGERISYKEISRDPIAWLIVTILSFGVVSELAIGSWLVNFLEKAYGWSIEDASGMLSIFFLFFMLARLVLGPITDKIGYTVSIMIFAAFSGLCSLAGVLIGEAGAILFALAGIGIAPIYPTIMALLAKRYPKGTDTAITFTVTLMGIASVIGNVLIGFIIEGVNKLFAKQGAAEGPIIGLQAGYAFIGLLALLSSACCFVMYMKLRARNEVL encoded by the coding sequence ATGCTTGTTGTATTCGGCGGATTTCTTATTTTTGGTTTCTCTGAAAATATTAAAGGCCCCGCGATTCCCAAGATGCAAAATGACTTTCAACTGAGTGAGGGGCAGCTGGGACTGCTGCTCGCTCTGAATTCGCTGGGCTATCTTGTTGCCTGTTCGTTCACATCGGCCCTGGCGAATCGAATTGGGATCAAGTGGACGGGAATTGCCGCCTTCGCATCGATGGCTGTTTCAGGCGTTCTCATGTACCAATCGACGAGCTATACTTCTTTGTCGGCATCTTATTTTCTCATGTATATTGGCAACGGCATGCTTGAGATCGGTCTGGCGATCATGGCCGCTCGAATTTTCATCAAGAATACGGGGACTATGATGAATTTGGCGCATTTTTTCTATGGACTCAGCTCCACGGTAGCGCCGATCTTCGCCGCATCAATGATGGGCTGGCAAGTGTTCGGAGGAGAATTAGGCTGGCGGGGGATGTACCTCATTATGCTATCCTTCTCGCTCCTGCCTATCATTCCGTCTCTCATAGGCAAATTTCCGCCAGGAGCCCAGGAGACAGGGGAGCGTATCTCGTATAAAGAAATCAGCCGCGATCCCATCGCCTGGCTAATCGTAACCATTCTATCCTTCGGCGTGGTATCCGAGCTTGCGATCGGGAGCTGGCTCGTCAATTTCTTGGAGAAGGCGTACGGATGGTCGATTGAAGATGCATCGGGCATGCTGTCGATCTTCTTCCTGTTCTTCATGCTCGCCAGACTTGTTCTTGGACCGATAACGGATAAAATCGGCTATACGGTCTCCATCATGATCTTCGCGGCATTCTCCGGATTATGCAGCTTGGCAGGCGTTCTGATCGGGGAAGCCGGAGCGATATTGTTTGCCTTAGCCGGTATCGGTATTGCTCCGATATATCCAACCATTATGGCTCTGCTGGCAAAGCGCTATCCGAAGGGAACCGATACGGCCATCACCTTTACGGTTACGCTGATGGGAATCGCAAGCGTCATCGGCAATGTGCTTATTGGCTTCATCATCGAGGGCGTAAATAAGCTGTTTGCGAAGCAGGGAGCGGCGGAAGGGCCGATTATCGGCCTTCAGGCCGGCTATGCCTTTATCGGTCTGCTGGCTTTGCTTAGCTCCGCGTGCTGTTTCGTCATGTACATGAAGCTCCGTGCACGCAATGAAGTCCTGTAA
- a CDS encoding GlcG/HbpS family heme-binding protein, with product MTKLTLDAAKMLIAAGERKARELGLSADIAVVDDGANLIAFHRMDNARIAGINISQNKAWTSVAMRMPTANLAQSAQPGGPTFGINTTNDGRLVILGGGIPLARDGVIVGGVGVSGGTSTQDIEIANAMVQAFESMRALGGSQIATVRIGSFNPYSEMGNA from the coding sequence TTGACCAAACTGACGTTAGATGCAGCGAAAATGTTGATTGCGGCGGGTGAAAGAAAAGCAAGAGAGCTCGGGTTGTCTGCAGATATCGCCGTCGTCGACGATGGCGCTAATCTTATTGCGTTCCACCGCATGGATAATGCGAGGATCGCCGGGATCAACATCTCGCAGAACAAGGCATGGACGAGCGTGGCGATGAGGATGCCGACCGCAAATTTGGCGCAATCCGCACAGCCGGGGGGGCCAACGTTCGGAATCAATACGACGAATGACGGCCGGCTCGTCATTCTCGGGGGAGGAATCCCGCTCGCACGAGACGGCGTCATCGTCGGCGGCGTAGGTGTCAGCGGCGGCACTAGCACACAGGATATCGAGATTGCGAATGCTATGGTTCAAGCTTTTGAGAGCATGCGCGCATTGGGCGGATCACAGATTGCAACGGTTCGAATCGGTTCTTTCAATCCGTACAGCGAGATGGGTAACGCGTGA